The DNA segment CATGTACCTGAAAGAGGAAGAAGTAAAGGCATTGATCCTCAAATTAAAGGAAGCTTTTCCAGGATGCGATCTCGTATTTGATGCATTTAGTACTTTAACGGCGAAGAATGCCCAAAAACATCCATCACTTAACAAAACTGGGGCTACCATTCATTGGGGAATCGATGATGCCAAAGCAATTGAAGAATGGGCAGAAGGTATAAGTTTAAAGGAAGAGTGGTTTTTTACGCTAGCTAAGGAGATTAATAAGTTAGGGTTAGGATATCGACTTGCGTTCAAGATAGCTGGCCTTTTCACAGCATCTAAAAAGGCACATCGAATTTTATATTACAACTTGGGTAATCATGAAAGGAGAAATGGTTCATGTTACGCAAAGAGTCAGTAGAAATTGTATTGATAAGGGAGGTTAGTATAGAAAATTAATCTGAAAACCTTCCAAAGGATATTTTATAAACACGTTTTGGAGGAGAAAATGAATTATATCAATTTAAGAAGATACGGATTAAGTGATAGATTTGAGCAGGAAGCTGCTTGCTATGAAGGTATGTTCTTGGCAAGGGTTTCTGAGCAAAATCATTGTTTGTATAAAGTAATTAGTGAACAGGGAGAACTTCAAGCAAGCGTTTCCGGAAAACTGGCTTATAATGCAGGCGATAGCATGAGTTTTCCGGCTGTCGGTGATTGGGTTATGATTGATAGGCCGGATGGGAATGCCGGGAATGCAATTATTCGCCATATACTCAAACGAAAAAGTGCTTTTGTAAGAAAAGCAGCAGGTACATCTAATACAACGCAAATTGTGGCGGCAAACATTGATGTGATTTTTATTTGTATGTCATTAAATGCTGATTTTAATTTGCGGCGGTTGGAACGGTATTTGTCGATTGCATGGGATAGTATGGCAACGCCTGTTATTGTCCTAACAAAAGCGGATTTGTGCGATGATTTACAACAAAGGCTTATTGAAATTGCATCAGTAAGCATAGGAACAGACGTGATTGTATGTTCCTGCATGGAGGAAAATGGATATCAAAGCGTTAACTCCTATATTTCCGAAGGTAAAACTATTGCTTTCGTCGGTTCTTCAGGAGTTGGCAAATCAACTTTGATTAACCGCCTTATGGGGAGGGATATCCTTGTTACAAAGGAAATTCGCAAAGATGATGACAGAGGGCGACATGCCACGACACACCGCCAGCTTCTTATCCTGCCGAACGGAGGCATAGTAATTGATACGCCCGGTATGCGGGAATTACACCTTTATGCTGGTAATCTTCCAAAGGCATTTGAAGATATAGAGGAATTGGCTACACATTGCAAATACAAAGATTGTTCCCATGTTGCGGAACCGGGCTGTGCAATAAAAAGAGCAATTGAAGCAGGTGAACTATCGGAAAAACGTTTTGAGAATTATATGAAGCTGCAAAAGGAAATAGAATACGAGGGGCTTAGCTCACGTCAGTTGGAACAAGAAAGAATTAGAAGAATGTTCGGAAGCAAGGGGGAAATGAAACGGGCTATAAGGCGTGCAAAAAATAAAAATAACAGGTAAGATTGATTGTGTAATATTATTTTTGCAAAAGGGAGGAAGAATTGTTTGATTAAAATGGAGTCGGTTCGTTATGCGTAGCAAAGGCTATCGCATAGCATCGAAAACTTGAGATTTGATATATGTATAGCCTTTGCTCATTCCTAAAAAATCGAATTAGGAGGAGCATAATGAGCTATATTAGAGCGATTGATGTATTGCCAGAAGAATTAATAGATAAAATTCAAAACTATGTTGATGGTGAATACATTTATATTCCAAGAAAAGAAGTCAATAGAAAAGCTTGGGGTGAAATGACCAAGAGCAAAGAGGAAATTGCCGCTAGAAATATGGAGATATACAAAAAATACAAATCTGGTGTATCTATTACATCTCTTTCGGAGGTTTATTATTTATCACCTAAAAGCATACAGAAAATTATTGCAAAAATAAAAGCGGAAAACAAATGATAAAGTGCACCATGGAGTGAAAGCTGCATGGTGCATTTTTGTTTCTGAAAAGTGTTTGCGGTTGTTCTCCAAAAAAACCTTATATATAATTTACTTAAATAATAACAGCCAAACAATTGATAATGCGTATGTAATTATCCAGTAGTCATTATTTTAAATATAAAGGAGGAGTATGATAATGGAAAAAATAACAATCCACGAATTTGATTTTGCCCTCATCAATGAATTTTTCGTTGAGCTTGAACGGCAGGGACCCGGCAGCCCCGAACAAACCATCAAGGCATTAGGGTTTATCGATAATCTTTCAAACAAAACAAAAATTGCCGATTTAGGCTGTGGCACAGGCGCCCAAACAATGGTTCTGGTACAAAATACAGAAGCAACCATCACCGCCCTCGACCTTTACGACGGTTCGATTGATAAACTTAACGCAACAGCCAGAAAACTTGGTTTGCAGAACAGAGTAAAAGGTATTGTCGGTTCAATGGATAATTTACCGTTTCAGAATGACGAATTTGATATTATATGGTCTGAGGGGGCTATTGCCAATATTGGTTTTGAAAAAGGCTTGAATTACTGGAAACGCTTCCTAAAAAAAGGCGGTTATATTGCCGTAACATATGAGTCATGGTTTACCGACGAACGCCCCGCTGAAATTGAGAAGTGGTGGTTAGACGCAGTTCCTGAAATGGGCACAATAGGATATAATATTTCCATCATGCAAAAAACAGGTTATATTCCTGTTGCAGCATTTACGCTGCCTGAAAATTGTTGGATAGACAATTATTTTATTCCGCAAAAAGCAAGGCAAGAGGAATTCTTGAAAAAACATGTGGGAAATAAAACCGTTGAGGATATGATTGCATTTTTGAGGCGTGAGGCAGACTTGTATTCAAAATACAAACAGTATTATGGATATGTATTTTATATTGGGAAAAAGATGTAAATTAAGCTCTTTCAAAATTTGCCGAAGGACACCAGGGTGCGCTCATGGGTATAAACAGCGCTGTCGAAATTCTGGGCAAGGTGATAGGGCTGCTTTGGAGAGATGAAAAGGTGCCAGATGAAAAGGTGCCTGGCACCACCCGAATTTTGTCGAAACTCAGATAAGGAGAACTAACCTTTTGGGATTGGTTCTTCTTTTTTCATGCGTATTAGTTTTACTTGGGATAATATGTTAAACTGAAAAAAATCTGCTTGAACATTGATTCAGACTTTTCGTATTATGGTATAATATTATTAGATGATTCTTTCGTTTTGGGAGGAAATACAATACTTAAATGATGATATTAGAAAATTTTAAGGTTGTCTTATAATAAGTTACTTCGGCAGTAGTAGGTTATCTAGGTATAAGTTGCAATTATACAAGGGTCGGTGAAATAATGGATAAAGACACCATAATCAATTATTGGGTCGACACATCAAATCGAGATTATCAAACCATGCTAAATTTATATAAAAGTAAAGATTATCATTGGAGTTTATTCATAGGGCATTTAGTTATAGAAAAATTGCTTAAAGGCATATATGTAAAAAATGTTGACGACAATCCACCTAGGATACATGATTTGCTAAGATTAGCGGAAAAGGCCAAGATTAATACTACGGAAGAGCAGAAAGATACATTAGATCTTATTACAACTTTTAATATAAATGCTAGATACCCAGATTACAATCAAAGTTTTTATAAAAAATGTGACCATGAGTTTACCACAAATAATATTGAAAAGATAAAGGAGTTGAGGAAATGGCTTCTTTTAATAGTAAAGAAAGAATAGAAGAAATAGTTGCAAATTATAGTAGATTAGTTAAAAAGGAAATGGATGTAAAACACATTTATTTATATGGTTCATATGCGAAAGGCAACTATTCATCCGATAGTGATATTGATATAGCAGTAGTTGGAGATGATTTTAGTGGAGATCCAGTAGAAGATACTTTAAGGTTAATGAAATTAAGAAGAAAAATAGATAATAGGATTGAACCTAGGCCATTTAAAACTAGTGATTTTAGCACATCAAACCCACTAGCTAGAGAAATAATGAAAACCGGGATAAAAGTGGAATAGGATACCAGGAAGCCTTTGAAAAATGCATAAAAGAAATGGTTGTATCCGTTATGGTAGATCTATTGAACGATCTAGCCAGTTTTATTGCATTTGGTTTTTAAAGATTATCCAAAGTGTGATATTCCCAACTCTTTATAGGTGGCTGCGTCTACCTTTCCGGACGGGTAAAGCCCTTTAGCTTTTTGAAAGGCCAGAACGGCTTTTTGGGTTTCATGTTCATAGATTCCGTCATAAGCACCGTTATAAAAGCCATAACCGGCAAGACGCTTTTGCACTTCCAGCACATCAGAACCCCTAGAGCCCTGTGATAAAGTATTTAAACCGAAGGTAAAAGGTCCATCTACACCCCCAACCATAAATACTTTTGTACCGATTGTGACCCATTCGTAGACTTGCTCAACATGTGTATTATACATTCGGATACAACCGCTGGATTCAAAAGTGCCTATGCTCCAAGGCTTATTAGTACCATGTATTCCGTATATTCCCCAAGGAACGCTTAACCTCATCCAACGCGAACCAAACTCTCCGCTCCAAATATCTTTTTGAGTTATGGTAAAGACGCCTATAGGTGTCGGCGTGTTAAATTTCCCTACTGCTACTGGGAATTGTTTAAAAGGTTTGCCGTCATCCAAAACTATATATAAAGGTGCCTGGCACCACCCGAATTTTGTCGAAACTCAGATAAGGAGAACTAACCTTTTGGGATTGGTTCTTCTTTTTTCATGCGTATGAGTTTTACTTGGGATAATATATTCATAAGGGTATTATATAAAAAAACTCATTCGAAGAAAAATATTTCTAAGGTCATAAAAGATAAGATTAAAGAATATGTAAATAAAAACCATATAAGTTAGTATATCTATATGTTTTTTTGATTTGGATTTGCATACCGATATTAATAAAATTTACTAATATAAAAATTCCTAACAAATGCACTGCATACTAGATGTAGCAGTATAAACAAAAATAAAACGCAACATATTGTGGTTTTGCTTGACATTATTAATTTCATATATTAGAATGGTAATAGATAGTACATATTCCAAAATATAACAAAATTTGATATTTAGAGGTGCAAAATGGAATCTATAAATAAAGGGTTAATTTTTGAAGAAATAGGGAAACAACTTGATATTTCACCAACAATGTATAAATTAGCTGTTGAGAGATATACAGCAGTTGCTGAATATTTGGAGGAAAATGATCTCAAAGCTCATTTCTATCCTCAAGGTTCGTTTAGATTAGGTACTGTCACAAGGCCAATAAGGAACGGTATTGAAAGTGACTACGATATTGATTTGGTATGTCAGATACTAGTAGATAAAAATAATACAAGCCCATCGACAATAAAAAATACTGTAGGAAATCTGTTAAGGAAAAATAAAAGGTATAAAAAAATTCTTGATGAAGAAGGGCGTAGGTGTTGGACTCTCATATATGCAGAAAAAGATGGTATTGGTTTTCATCTTGACATTTTGCCTTCAATAAGAGAGAGCATTGAAATCATTGAGAGTTTAATAAAGGAATATAATCTAGCTCCAAGATATGCGGAATCAGCAATAGCTATAACAAATAAAAATAAGATTGATAATCTATATAATTGGGAATCTAGTAATCCTAATGGATATGGGCTTTGGTTTGATGAAATAAATAAATCTTTTTATGACTTAGTTGAAAAGAGTACAAGAAAACAGATATATGAAAACAACAGAGACATCTTTGCATCAATTGATGATGTACCACCACAATTGATTAGAACACCTTTGCAAAGAGTGATTCAAATACTCAAAAGACATAGAGACCTAAGATTTAATGGACATAAGCTTGAAGATGATAAACCTATTTCAATGATAATAACAACATTAGTTTCTCAAATTGCTAAAAATGAAAATTGCCTAACTACTGATATATTTGTATTATTAAAATTCATTGCCTTAAAATTAGCTCAATATGCAATACTTCTAAGCAATATTGAGATATCACAACAACAGTATGCTGTAATTAAAAGAGATATATATACAGGTAAATGGTACATTTCTAATCCAGTAAATCCAGCTGAAAATTTTGCTGACAGATGGCATGAAAATGATAACAGAAAAGCAAAAGCATTTTTCCAATGGGTTAATTGGGTGTATTTAGATTTAATTCAAAATATGGATAAACCTGGCTTTGATATTAATTCACTGAAGAATGTTTTAGGTAATAATGTAGTTGAAAAAGCTAATGCGAAATATCAATCTTTGCTTTTACAACATCATAACGATTGCATGCAAAGTTCATCACTTTCTACTGTAAATATAACTAGTCCAGGTAAGCCTTGGGGGTAAAAAATGAATATAAAAGAAGTTATAGAAAATCAATTTAAGGAGTTAATAAAGAAATATCCTAGTTTCATTCTTTACTGGGAAGATGATATAGGAATAGTTAAAGGAGAATTAAATTTTAAGGCTTTATATAATGGAGTTGTAATTGCAGATACTTATACTATAAAAATTGAGATCCCTTCTACTTATCCAAGCAATTTGCCAATGACAAAAGAGATTGGTGGAAGGATACCTTTAAATTTTCATAGGTTAGCAAATGATTATCTTTGTTTAGAAGTTCCAACTAAGATGAAGATTATTTTTATGCAGAACCCTACATTACTTTTTTACGTTGAGAAGTTTGTAGTTGAGTATTTGTATGGGTTTAGTTATAAAGAAAAATTTGGACGTCTTCCTTATGGAGAACATCCTCACGGAAATGCAGGAATAATAGACTTTTATAAAGAATTATTTGGTGTTACTGATATAAATAGTATTTTAAAATTTCTCAAAATACTTTCAAATAGTAATTATAGAGGGCATCACTTATGCCCTTGTAATAGTGAAAAAAAGTTAAGAAATTGCCATGGTAAAACTATTAGAGAATTAATGCAACTAGATATTGCATATATGTTTCGATTTGATTTGGATGTTATTTTGAGAAGTAAAACAAATAGATTTTAAGCTGGGGGTATTGTATGTCAAAAGCTAAGATTCCACAAAAAGTAATTCAAACTTTATGGGTTATAGCAGGTGGAAGATGTGAATTTGATGGATGTAATAAGCCACTTTGGTATGATATACTTACAAAAAGAGGTTGTAATTCTGCTTATGTTGCACATATAATTGCAGATTCACCTAATGGCCCACGAGGTGATGAAGTATTATCAAGTAAAAAATGTAAAGATTTAGATAATCTTATGCTTTTGTGCGATACACACCATAGAATGATTGATGATAAAGAAAATGTAGGAAGATATTCTGTTGAAGTTCTTAGACACATGAAAAAAGTTCATGAAGAGAGAATCGGATACCTAACTTCTCTTAAAGATAAAGATTTATCCCACATTATATTTTATACAGCCAATATTGGTAATAATGTTCTAAGGATTAACCCTGAAGAGGCTATTGATGCTATTCTTCCAGAATTTTTTCCAGCAGACAAAAACCCGATTGAACTGAGTTGTATAAATAGTGCATATAAAGATTATGAAGATAAGTTCTGGGATCATGAAAGGAATCAACTTAATAAAAAATATCAAACAAAGGTAAAAAGCAGGATAGAAGATGGTGAAATAAAGCATTTGTCAGTATTTGCATTGGCTCCTCAACCATTGTTAATAGAACTAGGTAGGCTAATTTCCGATATTCAACCAGCAGTAATATATCAAAAACATAGAGAACCGAATACATGGAAGTGGTTAGAGGATACAGAGCCATTTGATTATATTGTAAAAGAGCCTGAAAAACTTTATGATACAGTAGCTTTAAACTTATCATTAAGTGGAATAATTGATAATGATAGAATTATAAGCGTTCTAGGGAATGAAACATCTATATGGACAATAACGGTAAAAAATCCTAATAATGATTTGATTAAAAGCCGAAAACAGTTAAGCCTTTTTAGAAAAAATATGCGAGAA comes from the Tepidanaerobacter acetatoxydans Re1 genome and includes:
- a CDS encoding class I SAM-dependent methyltransferase; its protein translation is MEKITIHEFDFALINEFFVELERQGPGSPEQTIKALGFIDNLSNKTKIADLGCGTGAQTMVLVQNTEATITALDLYDGSIDKLNATARKLGLQNRVKGIVGSMDNLPFQNDEFDIIWSEGAIANIGFEKGLNYWKRFLKKGGYIAVTYESWFTDERPAEIEKWWLDAVPEMGTIGYNISIMQKTGYIPVAAFTLPENCWIDNYFIPQKARQEEFLKKHVGNKTVEDMIAFLRREADLYSKYKQYYGYVFYIGKKM
- the rsgA gene encoding ribosome small subunit-dependent GTPase A; the encoded protein is MNYINLRRYGLSDRFEQEAACYEGMFLARVSEQNHCLYKVISEQGELQASVSGKLAYNAGDSMSFPAVGDWVMIDRPDGNAGNAIIRHILKRKSAFVRKAAGTSNTTQIVAANIDVIFICMSLNADFNLRRLERYLSIAWDSMATPVIVLTKADLCDDLQQRLIEIASVSIGTDVIVCSCMEENGYQSVNSYISEGKTIAFVGSSGVGKSTLINRLMGRDILVTKEIRKDDDRGRHATTHRQLLILPNGGIVIDTPGMRELHLYAGNLPKAFEDIEELATHCKYKDCSHVAEPGCAIKRAIEAGELSEKRFENYMKLQKEIEYEGLSSRQLEQERIRRMFGSKGEMKRAIRRAKNKNNR
- a CDS encoding nucleotidyltransferase; translated protein: MESINKGLIFEEIGKQLDISPTMYKLAVERYTAVAEYLEENDLKAHFYPQGSFRLGTVTRPIRNGIESDYDIDLVCQILVDKNNTSPSTIKNTVGNLLRKNKRYKKILDEEGRRCWTLIYAEKDGIGFHLDILPSIRESIEIIESLIKEYNLAPRYAESAIAITNKNKIDNLYNWESSNPNGYGLWFDEINKSFYDLVEKSTRKQIYENNRDIFASIDDVPPQLIRTPLQRVIQILKRHRDLRFNGHKLEDDKPISMIITTLVSQIAKNENCLTTDIFVLLKFIALKLAQYAILLSNIEISQQQYAVIKRDIYTGKWYISNPVNPAENFADRWHENDNRKAKAFFQWVNWVYLDLIQNMDKPGFDINSLKNVLGNNVVEKANAKYQSLLLQHHNDCMQSSSLSTVNITSPGKPWG
- a CDS encoding nucleotidyltransferase domain-containing protein; the protein is MASFNSKERIEEIVANYSRLVKKEMDVKHIYLYGSYAKGNYSSDSDIDIAVVGDDFSGDPVEDTLRLMKLRRKIDNRIEPRPFKTSDFSTSNPLAREIMKTGIKVE
- a CDS encoding L,D-transpeptidase family protein, coding for MDDGKPFKQFPVAVGKFNTPTPIGVFTITQKDIWSGEFGSRWMRLSVPWGIYGIHGTNKPWSIGTFESSGCIRMYNTHVEQVYEWVTIGTKVFMVGGVDGPFTFGLNTLSQGSRGSDVLEVQKRLAGYGFYNGAYDGIYEHETQKAVLAFQKAKGLYPSGKVDAATYKELGISHFG
- a CDS encoding CD3324 family protein — protein: MSYIRAIDVLPEELIDKIQNYVDGEYIYIPRKEVNRKAWGEMTKSKEEIAARNMEIYKKYKSGVSITSLSEVYYLSPKSIQKIIAKIKAENK
- a CDS encoding SAVED domain-containing protein, which translates into the protein MSKAKIPQKVIQTLWVIAGGRCEFDGCNKPLWYDILTKRGCNSAYVAHIIADSPNGPRGDEVLSSKKCKDLDNLMLLCDTHHRMIDDKENVGRYSVEVLRHMKKVHEERIGYLTSLKDKDLSHIIFYTANIGNNVLRINPEEAIDAILPEFFPADKNPIELSCINSAYKDYEDKFWDHERNQLNKKYQTKVKSRIEDGEIKHLSVFALAPQPLLIELGRLISDIQPAVIYQKHREPNTWKWLEDTEPFDYIVKEPEKLYDTVALNLSLSGIIDNDRIISVLGNETSIWTITVKNPNNDLIKSRKQLSLFRKNMREAYNRIKTVHGQNNRIHIFPACPASIAIEIGRVWMPKADLPLVLYDQNNKHNRFIHAFT
- a CDS encoding HEPN domain-containing protein → MDKDTIINYWVDTSNRDYQTMLNLYKSKDYHWSLFIGHLVIEKLLKGIYVKNVDDNPPRIHDLLRLAEKAKINTTEEQKDTLDLITTFNINARYPDYNQSFYKKCDHEFTTNNIEKIKELRKWLLLIVKKE
- a CDS encoding SEC-C domain-containing protein; the protein is MNIKEVIENQFKELIKKYPSFILYWEDDIGIVKGELNFKALYNGVVIADTYTIKIEIPSTYPSNLPMTKEIGGRIPLNFHRLANDYLCLEVPTKMKIIFMQNPTLLFYVEKFVVEYLYGFSYKEKFGRLPYGEHPHGNAGIIDFYKELFGVTDINSILKFLKILSNSNYRGHHLCPCNSEKKLRNCHGKTIRELMQLDIAYMFRFDLDVILRSKTNRF